Proteins encoded within one genomic window of Candidatus Brevundimonas colombiensis:
- a CDS encoding AAA family ATPase: protein MTLTDPLSVGARAADDDIDIEAWIAGLRRRAGLFAGVAGLVALIVLAVLLGRPPAYTAAASLQINTRKTQMIAGPAVLSALDAEAAIVDTEVEVLRSPQLAASVVDDLGLTRDPGFNAALRPGWLSRLTGRAAPSPDPAVARQRVIEAVCRRLTVRRVGLTYSMAVGFTADDPAKAARIANAFADHYLRAQLAAKFDANAQANAFLGDRLENLRRQVEAADSAVSAYRIDHGLLSAQGATLTEQEISVYNQQLAAARAQQAEQDARLRTARAQMAAGSNGDDVAEALTSPVVQNLRSQRAAISTRVADLSVRYGPLHPDMVRARSELADIDGQIQAEIRRVVSNLDAQAQVARQRTASVQSSLETARSALADNNAASVRLRELEGEAEAAHAIYRAFLDRYRETGAQTGVEQADARIVSRATPPTAPSAPNLTISVALAVVLGLGAGIAAVLAANALQQGLSTPQDVERRLGVAPLGALPLAATVAAVGEHDLHPIDLVVQRPTSVFAEAVRALRASLSPIAHAVVPLSAPGGRIVAITSALPGEGKTTAALCLGRVAARSGARVLLIDGDPRRRGATRMLGLDPSAGLAEVLHGAATWRNIVVVDPASGLQVLPLSASGLSADDAFAAPPMDALLAELRQVFDLILIDTAPVLVLTDARILAAKADAVLLLARWRRTPARAVASAARLLHPTGARLLGVCLTQVDARAQARQGHGYGVYPHDAYRKYYAA from the coding sequence ATGACCCTGACCGACCCCTTGTCCGTCGGCGCCCGCGCGGCGGACGACGACATCGACATCGAAGCCTGGATCGCCGGCCTTCGACGCCGCGCGGGCCTGTTCGCGGGCGTCGCCGGGCTGGTCGCCCTGATCGTCCTGGCCGTTCTGTTGGGTCGCCCGCCCGCCTATACCGCCGCCGCCAGCCTGCAGATCAACACCCGCAAGACCCAGATGATCGCCGGCCCTGCCGTCCTGTCCGCCCTGGACGCCGAGGCCGCCATCGTGGACACCGAGGTCGAGGTGTTGCGCTCGCCGCAGCTGGCCGCCTCCGTGGTGGACGACCTGGGCCTGACCCGCGATCCGGGCTTCAACGCCGCCCTTCGCCCTGGATGGCTGTCGCGCCTGACCGGACGCGCCGCGCCCTCGCCCGACCCTGCGGTCGCGCGACAGCGGGTGATCGAGGCCGTCTGCCGGCGGCTGACCGTGCGCCGCGTCGGCCTGACCTATTCCATGGCGGTCGGCTTCACCGCCGACGATCCGGCCAAGGCCGCGCGCATCGCCAATGCCTTCGCCGACCATTATCTGCGCGCCCAGCTGGCCGCCAAGTTCGACGCCAACGCCCAGGCCAACGCCTTCCTGGGCGACCGGCTGGAGAATTTGCGTCGTCAGGTCGAGGCCGCCGACTCCGCCGTCTCGGCCTATCGCATCGACCACGGCCTGCTCAGCGCTCAGGGCGCGACCCTGACCGAGCAGGAGATTTCGGTCTATAATCAGCAGCTGGCCGCCGCCCGCGCCCAGCAGGCCGAACAGGACGCCCGCCTGCGCACCGCCCGCGCGCAGATGGCCGCCGGATCGAACGGCGACGACGTGGCCGAGGCCCTGACCTCGCCCGTGGTGCAGAACCTGCGCAGCCAGCGCGCCGCCATCAGCACCCGCGTCGCCGATCTGTCGGTCCGCTATGGCCCGCTGCATCCCGACATGGTCCGCGCCCGCAGCGAACTGGCCGACATCGACGGTCAGATCCAGGCCGAGATCCGCCGCGTCGTCTCCAATCTGGACGCCCAGGCCCAGGTGGCCCGCCAACGCACCGCCTCGGTCCAATCCAGCCTGGAGACGGCGCGCAGCGCCCTGGCCGACAACAACGCCGCCTCCGTCCGTCTGCGCGAGCTGGAGGGCGAGGCCGAGGCGGCGCACGCCATCTATCGCGCCTTCCTGGACCGATATCGCGAGACGGGCGCCCAGACCGGCGTCGAACAGGCCGACGCCCGCATCGTGTCGCGCGCCACCCCGCCGACCGCCCCCAGCGCGCCCAACCTGACGATCAGCGTGGCTCTGGCGGTCGTCCTGGGTCTGGGCGCGGGGATCGCCGCCGTCCTGGCCGCCAACGCCCTGCAACAGGGCCTGTCCACGCCTCAGGATGTGGAGCGGCGGCTGGGCGTCGCCCCGCTGGGCGCCCTGCCCCTGGCCGCGACGGTCGCCGCCGTGGGCGAACACGACCTTCATCCCATCGATCTGGTCGTCCAACGCCCGACCTCGGTCTTCGCCGAGGCCGTGCGCGCCCTTCGCGCCAGCCTGTCGCCAATTGCCCACGCCGTCGTGCCGCTGTCGGCGCCCGGAGGCCGGATCGTGGCGATAACCTCCGCCCTGCCCGGCGAGGGCAAGACCACCGCCGCCCTGTGCCTGGGCCGGGTCGCAGCGCGGTCGGGCGCGCGAGTCCTGCTGATCGACGGCGATCCGCGCCGGCGTGGGGCCACGCGGATGCTGGGGCTCGACCCGAGCGCGGGTTTGGCCGAGGTTCTGCACGGCGCTGCGACGTGGCGGAACATCGTCGTCGTCGATCCCGCCTCGGGATTGCAGGTGCTGCCCCTGTCCGCCTCGGGCCTGTCGGCCGATGACGCCTTTGCGGCGCCGCCGATGGACGCCCTGCTGGCCGAACTGCGTCAGGTCTTCGACCTGATCCTGATCGACACGGCGCCGGTGCTGGTCCTGACCGACGCCCGCATCCTGGCCGCCAAGGCCGACGCCGTCCTGCTGCTGGCCCGCTGGCGACGCACGCCCGCCCGCGCCGTGGCCTCGGCCGCCCGCCTGCTGCATCCCACGGGCGCGCGGCTGCTGGGCGTCTGCCTGACCCAGGTGGACGCCCGCGCCCAGGCGCGTCAGGGCCACGGCTACGGCGTCTATCCCCACGACGCCTATCGCAAATACTACGCCGCCTGA
- a CDS encoding gamma carbonic anhydrase family protein: MTVYALGDSKPQLPPEGEYWVAPNASVIGNVILHPNASVWFGATLRGDNDPITVGPDSNIQDGSVLHTDLGSPLTLGRGVTVGHNAMLHGCEVGDYSLIGIGAVVLNGAKIGRNCIIGANALITEGKVIPDNSLVMGQPGKVVRERDPEHIAVLQMSADHYVQNWKRFAAELRAL; this comes from the coding sequence ATGACTGTTTACGCATTGGGAGACAGCAAACCTCAGCTTCCGCCGGAGGGCGAATACTGGGTGGCGCCGAACGCATCGGTGATAGGGAATGTGATTCTGCATCCGAACGCCAGCGTCTGGTTCGGCGCGACCCTGCGTGGCGACAACGACCCCATAACGGTGGGGCCGGACAGCAACATTCAGGATGGCAGCGTGCTGCACACCGACCTGGGATCGCCGCTGACGCTGGGGCGGGGGGTGACGGTAGGTCACAACGCCATGCTGCATGGCTGCGAGGTCGGGGACTACAGCCTGATCGGCATCGGGGCGGTGGTGCTGAACGGGGCTAAGATCGGCCGCAACTGCATTATCGGCGCCAACGCCCTGATCACCGAAGGCAAGGTGATCCCCGACAACAGCCTGGTCATGGGCCAGCCCGGCAAGGTGGTGCGCGAACGCGACCCCGAACACATCGCCGTGCTTCAGATGTCGGCCGATCACTATGTGCAGAACTGGAAACGGTTCGCGGCGGAGCTGCGCGCCTTATGA
- a CDS encoding bifunctional riboflavin kinase/FAD synthetase, translated as MRVVRDWRDLSDAVKGAAVAVGAFDGVHRGHQAVIADARAAADRLGAPLGVVSFDPHPRRWFQKDAAPFRLMSADQMAEALTPLGVDILYLLPFDAEMAGMSDVEFAERVLADGLGIRHAAVGFDFTFGKGRSGSPEALRAYGERLGFGVSTVQRLDDADGLKLASSAVREALKAGDMARAAAILGRPFAIRGAVIHGDKRGRTIGVPTANVPLGDYMRPAYGVYATRSRLADGRVVDGVASLGVRPMYALETPLLEVWLFDFDGDLYGQPLDTQLIAWLRGEETFDGLDALKTQIDADAAAARAVLSGS; from the coding sequence ATGCGGGTCGTTCGCGACTGGCGCGACCTGTCGGACGCCGTCAAGGGCGCCGCCGTCGCCGTCGGGGCCTTCGATGGGGTGCATCGGGGCCACCAGGCCGTCATCGCCGATGCGCGTGCGGCGGCCGACCGGTTGGGCGCGCCGCTGGGCGTCGTCAGTTTCGATCCCCATCCCCGCCGCTGGTTTCAGAAGGACGCCGCCCCCTTTCGCCTGATGTCCGCCGACCAGATGGCCGAGGCTCTAACGCCGCTGGGCGTGGACATCCTGTATCTGCTGCCGTTCGACGCCGAGATGGCGGGCATGAGCGACGTCGAGTTCGCCGAGCGGGTGCTGGCGGACGGCCTCGGCATCCGCCACGCCGCCGTCGGTTTCGACTTCACCTTCGGCAAGGGACGGTCAGGCTCGCCCGAGGCTTTGCGCGCCTACGGCGAAAGGCTGGGCTTCGGCGTGTCTACGGTCCAGCGTCTGGACGACGCCGATGGGCTGAAACTGGCGTCCAGCGCGGTGCGCGAGGCGCTGAAGGCCGGGGACATGGCCCGCGCCGCCGCCATCCTGGGTCGCCCCTTCGCCATCCGGGGCGCGGTGATCCATGGCGACAAGCGCGGCCGCACCATCGGCGTGCCGACCGCCAATGTGCCGCTGGGCGACTATATGCGGCCGGCCTACGGCGTTTATGCGACACGCAGCCGACTGGCGGACGGGCGCGTGGTCGACGGCGTGGCCAGCCTGGGGGTGCGGCCCATGTATGCGCTGGAGACGCCGCTGCTGGAGGTCTGGCTGTTCGACTTCGACGGCGACCTGTACGGTCAGCCGTTGGACACTCAATTGATCGCCTGGCTTCGCGGCGAGGAGACCTTCGACGGACTGGACGCGCTGAAGACCCAGATCGACGCCGATGCGGCTGCGGCGCGGGCCGTTCTCAGCGGATCATAA
- a CDS encoding PhoH family protein, producing the protein MEASMTKRAATKRQSRENGILDSRDFIEESKVRRLHTPNSSRSGWSPYPSNDDRDQGYLKTLKPKSEGQAELMEAIDNHNLVMALGPAGTGKTYLAVAKAVEALEAGKVGRIVLSRPAVEAGESIGFLPGDMEDKLAPYLRPLYDALSDRLSMKRVKALMAEGLIEIAPIGYMRGRTLNNAFIVVDEAQNCTYVQLKMLLTRLGWHSTMVVTGDPQQSDLLPGISGLSDISARLEAVPDIAVVRLAEQDIVRHPLVASMIGVL; encoded by the coding sequence CTGGAGGCGTCCATGACCAAGCGTGCGGCTACGAAGCGTCAGTCCCGTGAAAACGGCATCCTGGATTCGCGAGACTTCATCGAAGAGTCGAAGGTTCGCCGGCTCCATACGCCGAACTCCTCCCGCTCGGGCTGGTCGCCCTATCCGTCGAACGACGATCGCGATCAGGGCTATCTGAAGACGCTGAAGCCCAAATCTGAAGGCCAGGCCGAGTTGATGGAGGCCATCGACAATCACAACCTGGTCATGGCGCTGGGTCCGGCAGGCACGGGCAAGACCTATCTGGCCGTGGCCAAGGCGGTCGAGGCGCTGGAAGCGGGCAAGGTCGGACGCATCGTCCTGTCGCGTCCCGCCGTCGAGGCCGGGGAATCCATCGGCTTCCTGCCCGGCGACATGGAGGACAAGCTGGCCCCCTATCTGCGGCCTCTCTACGACGCCCTGTCGGACCGGCTGTCGATGAAACGGGTCAAGGCCCTGATGGCCGAAGGTCTGATCGAGATCGCCCCCATCGGATACATGCGCGGCCGCACCCTGAACAACGCCTTCATCGTGGTGGACGAGGCGCAGAACTGCACCTACGTCCAGCTGAAGATGCTGCTGACGCGGCTGGGCTGGCACTCGACCATGGTGGTGACGGGCGATCCGCAGCAGTCGGACCTGTTGCCCGGCATATCGGGCCTGTCGGACATCTCGGCGCGGCTGGAGGCGGTGCCCGACATCGCCGTGGTGCGTCTGGCCGAACAGGATATCGTGCGTCACCCGCTGGTCGCCTCAATGATCGGGGTGCTCTGA
- a CDS encoding NAD-dependent epimerase/dehydratase family protein yields MMGAPILVTGAAGFIGMHVAERLLDRGEQVIGVDVFNDYYDPRLKAARAARLEGREGFRMVRADIADHERMRALVADEGVKRIVHLAAQAGVRYSLENPFAYERSNLAGHLSMLEAARHGGVTHLVYASSSSVYGDRPLEGSGFREDDPTVHPVSLYAATKRSCELMSQSYATLYGFPQSGLRFFTVYGPWGRPDMAYFGFTQKIVRGEPIEVYGEGRMARDFTYIDDIVDGIVGVLDRPPAAGAHEIYNIGDSQPVGLMEMISTLETALGVEAKKVMRPMQPGDVTATYADVTKLNALCGYRPQVPLKDGLETFVAWWRQYQNG; encoded by the coding sequence TTGATGGGCGCGCCGATCCTGGTCACCGGCGCGGCCGGTTTCATCGGCATGCACGTCGCCGAACGCCTGCTGGACCGGGGCGAACAGGTGATCGGCGTCGATGTCTTCAACGACTATTACGATCCGCGCCTGAAGGCGGCCCGCGCCGCACGGCTGGAAGGCCGCGAGGGCTTTCGCATGGTCCGCGCCGACATCGCCGACCATGAGCGGATGCGCGCCCTGGTCGCCGACGAGGGCGTGAAACGGATCGTGCATCTGGCCGCCCAGGCGGGGGTCCGGTATTCGCTGGAAAACCCATTCGCCTATGAGCGGTCGAACCTGGCCGGCCATCTGTCGATGCTGGAGGCCGCGCGCCACGGCGGCGTGACCCATCTGGTCTATGCCTCGTCCAGTTCGGTCTACGGCGACCGGCCGCTGGAGGGGTCGGGCTTTCGCGAGGATGATCCGACGGTGCATCCGGTGTCGCTGTACGCCGCGACCAAGCGGTCGTGCGAACTGATGAGCCAGAGCTACGCCACACTCTATGGCTTTCCTCAGTCGGGCCTGCGCTTTTTCACCGTCTATGGCCCGTGGGGCCGGCCGGACATGGCCTATTTCGGCTTCACCCAGAAGATCGTGCGCGGCGAGCCCATCGAGGTCTATGGCGAGGGTCGGATGGCGCGCGACTTTACCTATATTGACGACATCGTGGACGGTATCGTGGGGGTGCTGGACCGCCCGCCTGCGGCTGGCGCCCACGAAATCTACAACATAGGCGACAGCCAGCCGGTCGGCCTGATGGAGATGATCTCGACGCTGGAAACCGCCCTGGGCGTCGAAGCCAAAAAGGTCATGCGCCCGATGCAGCCCGGCGACGTCACCGCCACCTATGCCGACGTGACCAAGCTGAACGCCCTGTGCGGCTATCGGCCCCAGGTGCCGCTGAAGGACGGGCTGGAGACGTTCGTCGCCTGGTGGCGGCAGTATCAGAACGGCTGA
- a CDS encoding outer membrane beta-barrel protein — MRRAVHPAVVASLGLFAADQAAAQTTLADPFFRQRGQAVRDRPQPAYDAAGFRAGGFTLWPRLLSAVVFDDNVFAAEDNARAATTLRLTPEVTARSDWGRHQIQAHARLDLGRNLNVPREDTTDWRLGGSGRLDAARDAHLALSLDMQHGREARTAIGSDPLTVRPVAFDGASARLSGQRTRGRLRLDASADLQRRDYRDGADAAGAPVEQDDRDRTILTLSGRAAYALSPATAVFVQIAGDDRDYRRVPGRPDRTSTGREALAGVDFELGGLMRGDIAVGHLRQTFDDPAFGDLDGFGGRGRLTWFPTALTTVSVAAARAVADTGAVGAAGALRTDLTLGVDHELLRNLIVSARAGHIEDAYVGRDRTDRRISAGLAADWRLNRRYGLNADIDWIDQSSEGTARGPRYRALRLTLATVARF; from the coding sequence ATGCGACGCGCTGTCCATCCCGCGGTCGTCGCCTCGCTGGGCCTGTTCGCCGCGGATCAAGCCGCCGCCCAGACGACCCTGGCCGATCCGTTCTTCCGTCAGCGCGGTCAGGCCGTCCGCGACCGGCCCCAACCCGCCTATGACGCCGCAGGCTTCCGTGCGGGCGGCTTCACCCTGTGGCCGCGTCTTCTGTCGGCCGTCGTGTTCGACGACAATGTCTTCGCGGCCGAAGACAACGCCCGCGCCGCCACAACCCTGCGTCTGACGCCCGAGGTGACGGCCCGCTCCGACTGGGGTCGGCATCAGATTCAGGCCCATGCCCGGCTCGATCTCGGCAGGAACCTGAACGTACCGCGCGAGGATACGACCGACTGGCGCCTGGGCGGGTCGGGCCGTCTGGACGCGGCGCGGGACGCCCATCTGGCCCTGAGCCTTGATATGCAGCATGGGCGCGAGGCGCGCACCGCCATCGGGAGCGATCCCCTGACCGTTCGGCCCGTCGCCTTCGACGGCGCATCGGCGCGGCTGTCCGGCCAACGGACGCGCGGACGCCTGCGTCTGGACGCCAGCGCCGATCTGCAACGCCGCGACTATCGCGACGGCGCCGATGCGGCGGGCGCCCCGGTCGAACAGGACGACCGCGACCGCACGATCCTGACCCTGAGCGGCCGCGCGGCCTACGCCCTGTCGCCGGCGACCGCCGTCTTCGTCCAGATCGCCGGAGACGACCGCGACTATCGCCGCGTTCCCGGACGGCCGGACCGCACCTCGACCGGGCGCGAGGCCCTGGCGGGGGTGGATTTCGAGCTGGGCGGCCTGATGCGCGGCGACATCGCGGTCGGTCATCTGCGCCAGACCTTCGACGATCCGGCGTTCGGCGATCTGGACGGCTTTGGCGGGCGGGGCCGTCTGACCTGGTTCCCCACCGCCCTGACCACCGTCTCCGTCGCCGCCGCACGCGCGGTGGCCGATACCGGGGCGGTCGGCGCGGCTGGCGCATTGCGCACGGACCTGACGCTTGGCGTCGATCACGAACTGCTGCGCAACCTGATCGTGTCGGCGCGGGCGGGCCACATCGAAGACGCCTATGTCGGCCGCGACCGCACCGACCGGCGGATCAGCGCGGGCCTGGCCGCCGACTGGCGTCTGAACCGCCGGTATGGGCTGAACGCCGACATCGACTGGATCGACCAGTCGTCGGAAGGAACGGCGCGCGGTCCCCGCTATCGCGCCCTGCGGCTGACCCTGGCGACCGTCGCCCGCTTCTGA
- a CDS encoding UDP-glucose/GDP-mannose dehydrogenase family protein codes for MRVAMIGTGYVGLVSGACFADFGHVVTCIDKDPSKIERLERGEIPIYEPGLDDLVASNVREGRLFFTLDGAEAIRNADAVFIAVGTPTRRGDGHADLSYVHAAAEEIAGLIDGFTVVVTKSTVPVGTGDEVEAIIRKANPEADFAVVSNPEFLREGAAIGDFKRPDRVVIGVNDMDGEVGQRAQKVMSELYRPLNLNESPLLFVGRRTSELIKYAANAFLAMKITFINEMADLCEAVGADVQQVARGIGLDKRIGSKFLHAGPGYGGSCFPKDTIALVRTAQQYGAPTRLIEATVEVNDARKKAMAGRVETTLGDSVAGKTVALLGLTFKPNTDDMRDAPSLDIAPALIAAGAHVQAFDPEGMHEAAKLLPGVEMKDNAYDAVVGADAVVLVTEWDQFRALDLDRIKLLMKQPVLVDLRNIYRPDDMKSRGFRYMGIGRG; via the coding sequence ATGCGCGTAGCGATGATTGGAACGGGTTATGTGGGCCTGGTGTCCGGCGCCTGTTTCGCCGACTTCGGCCATGTCGTCACCTGCATAGACAAGGACCCGTCCAAGATCGAACGGCTGGAGCGGGGCGAAATCCCGATCTACGAACCGGGTCTGGACGATCTGGTCGCGTCGAACGTGCGTGAAGGACGGCTGTTCTTCACCCTGGACGGGGCCGAAGCCATCCGCAACGCCGATGCAGTCTTCATCGCGGTCGGCACCCCGACGCGGCGCGGCGACGGCCATGCCGACCTGTCCTATGTTCATGCGGCGGCCGAGGAGATCGCCGGCCTGATCGATGGCTTCACCGTGGTCGTGACCAAGTCCACCGTCCCGGTCGGCACCGGCGACGAGGTCGAGGCCATCATCAGGAAGGCCAACCCCGAGGCCGATTTCGCCGTCGTCTCCAATCCCGAGTTCCTGCGCGAGGGCGCCGCCATCGGCGACTTCAAACGCCCCGACCGCGTGGTCATCGGCGTCAACGACATGGACGGCGAGGTGGGCCAGCGCGCCCAGAAGGTCATGAGCGAGCTGTATCGCCCGCTGAACCTGAACGAGAGCCCGCTGCTGTTCGTGGGCCGTCGCACCTCGGAACTGATCAAATACGCCGCCAACGCCTTCCTGGCCATGAAGATCACCTTCATCAACGAGATGGCGGACCTGTGTGAAGCCGTCGGCGCCGACGTGCAGCAGGTCGCCCGCGGCATCGGTCTGGACAAGCGGATCGGCTCCAAATTCCTGCACGCCGGTCCCGGCTATGGCGGTTCGTGCTTCCCCAAGGACACCATCGCCCTGGTCCGCACGGCCCAGCAGTATGGCGCCCCGACCCGGCTGATCGAAGCGACGGTCGAGGTCAACGACGCCCGTAAGAAGGCCATGGCCGGCCGGGTCGAGACGACCCTGGGCGACAGCGTGGCGGGCAAGACCGTCGCCCTGTTGGGGCTGACGTTCAAGCCCAACACCGACGACATGCGCGACGCCCCCTCGCTGGACATCGCCCCCGCCCTGATCGCCGCCGGCGCCCACGTCCAGGCCTTCGATCCCGAAGGGATGCACGAGGCCGCCAAGCTGCTGCCCGGCGTGGAAATGAAAGACAATGCGTATGACGCCGTGGTGGGCGCGGACGCCGTCGTCCTGGTCACCGAATGGGACCAGTTCCGCGCCCTGGATCTGGACCGGATAAAGCTTCTGATGAAACAGCCCGTGCTGGTCGATCTGCGCAACATCTATCGCCCCGACGACATGAAGAGCCGGGGCTTCCGCTATATGGGCATCGGGCGCGGTTGA